A genomic segment from Roseibium algicola encodes:
- a CDS encoding type I secretion system permease/ATPase, with the protein MTISYDVADGQRTNRAGEPQVLGPDAKKGDARLVGAKTAAAGGPALNAGDARAKPADGGKSARTGAGTGTGTGKAKAEKPEFHQRTTPPDLSKALENGVAAVRRNLLIVLMFSCVINVLVLSIPVYLFQISDRVLTSRSLDTLVMLTGVIVGAVLLQAAFDAIRRFILMRTAVELASQLGSPILAAAARASLNSNGKEYQILNDLQQLRGFLVSGTMMAFLDGPFAPLFLVAIYLIHPHLGMIVGGTCVILLVIAVINQKITSRHFSDANQNQSKANLHLDAMSRNSQIINALAMIPEAVHLWGRDTAASLRAQVSAQDRNIVSASITKAVRLLTQVAMLGWGSFLAIQGELTGGMVIAASIIGGRALSPIEGAIEGWNQYLLSRNSYGRISTLLKSSPLNSERLVLPKPQGRLDVERLLYVPQGTKRVVLNSITFSLKAGDSLAIIGNSGAGKTTLGKMLVGSILPTSGAVRLDLMDLRNWNQRQLGENIGYLPQDVQLFPGTIKQNIGRMREDASDEQIYEAACLADVHAMISELAHGYETVVAADGAPLSGGQKQRIALARAFFGNPRFVVLDEPNSNLDTNGDEALARAMAHAKAEGITVVAITQKPSLLKCVDRILVLADGSISMFGFRNEVLELLADRKKQRAVQQQG; encoded by the coding sequence ATGACCATTTCATACGATGTTGCCGATGGGCAGCGGACGAACCGGGCGGGTGAGCCGCAGGTGCTGGGCCCCGATGCGAAAAAGGGTGATGCACGGCTTGTCGGCGCAAAGACAGCCGCTGCAGGCGGACCAGCTCTGAACGCGGGAGACGCAAGGGCGAAACCGGCGGACGGCGGCAAGTCCGCCCGGACAGGTGCTGGCACTGGCACAGGCACAGGCAAAGCCAAGGCTGAAAAGCCCGAGTTCCACCAACGGACGACACCGCCCGATCTTTCCAAGGCACTCGAAAACGGCGTCGCCGCCGTTCGGCGCAATCTACTCATCGTGCTGATGTTTTCCTGCGTCATCAATGTGCTTGTGCTGTCAATTCCGGTCTATCTGTTCCAGATCTCGGACCGGGTCCTTACCAGCCGCTCGCTGGACACGCTGGTCATGCTGACAGGCGTGATCGTCGGGGCGGTTCTGCTGCAGGCAGCCTTCGATGCCATCCGCCGCTTCATCCTCATGCGCACGGCGGTGGAACTCGCATCGCAACTGGGTTCACCCATCCTCGCAGCCGCCGCACGAGCTTCGCTCAACAGCAACGGCAAGGAGTACCAGATCCTGAACGACCTGCAGCAATTGCGGGGTTTTTTGGTGTCCGGCACCATGATGGCATTTCTGGATGGTCCCTTCGCGCCGCTTTTCCTGGTGGCGATCTACCTCATTCATCCGCACCTCGGGATGATCGTCGGCGGCACCTGTGTGATCCTGCTCGTGATCGCGGTGATCAACCAGAAGATCACGTCCCGGCATTTCAGTGATGCCAACCAGAACCAGAGCAAGGCGAACCTGCATCTGGATGCCATGTCCAGGAATTCGCAGATCATCAACGCCCTGGCCATGATCCCGGAAGCGGTTCACCTGTGGGGGCGCGATACGGCTGCTTCGCTGCGCGCGCAGGTCAGTGCGCAGGACAGAAACATTGTTTCGGCCTCCATCACCAAGGCGGTCCGGCTTCTGACGCAGGTAGCGATGCTCGGGTGGGGGTCATTCCTTGCCATCCAGGGTGAACTGACCGGGGGCATGGTGATTGCCGCCTCCATTATCGGCGGCCGGGCGCTGTCGCCCATCGAGGGGGCGATCGAAGGCTGGAACCAGTATCTGCTGTCGCGCAATTCCTATGGCCGGATCTCGACACTGCTGAAATCCTCGCCGCTCAACTCCGAACGTCTCGTTTTGCCCAAGCCGCAAGGCCGGCTTGATGTCGAACGCCTGCTTTACGTGCCCCAGGGGACCAAGCGGGTCGTGCTCAACAGCATCACCTTCTCGCTGAAAGCCGGGGACTCTCTTGCGATCATCGGCAACTCGGGAGCCGGCAAAACCACACTCGGCAAGATGCTGGTGGGATCCATCCTGCCGACATCGGGCGCGGTGCGTCTGGACCTGATGGACCTGCGCAACTGGAACCAGCGGCAGCTGGGTGAGAACATCGGTTACCTGCCGCAGGACGTTCAGCTCTTCCCGGGCACGATCAAGCAGAACATCGGCCGTATGCGCGAAGATGCTTCGGACGAGCAGATCTACGAAGCTGCCTGTCTGGCCGACGTGCACGCCATGATTTCCGAATTGGCCCACGGCTATGAAACGGTCGTTGCGGCCGACGGTGCACCGCTGTCAGGCGGTCAGAAGCAGCGTATCGCGCTTGCCAGGGCATTCTTCGGTAATCCACGTTTCGTCGTTCTGGACGAACCCAACTCAAATCTGGACACCAATGGCGACGAAGCGCTTGCACGGGCAATGGCACATGCCAAGGCCGAAGGCATCACCGTCGTCGCGATCACGCAAAAGCCGTCCCTGCTGAAATGTGTCGACCGGATCCTCGTTCTGGCCGACGGCTCCATCAGCATGTTCGGTTTCCGCAACGAGGTGCTGGAACTCCTTGCCGACCGGAAGAAACAAAGAGCGGTTCAGCAACAAGGATAA